Below is a genomic region from Rhododendron vialii isolate Sample 1 chromosome 5a, ASM3025357v1.
actgtttgcAGGCGGTGACATGAGGCACCTGATAGTGGAAGCTTGTATTGCAAGAAAGTTAATTGACACATCGGCATACTTTTGGCCTGGTTATGTCCCTACATCAGCAACCTTAGTTCCCAATCCATCACCGCTGCAAAAGTCTCCTTGGTCAATGTTCATGGAAGGAGCTCGATTAACCAATCCCTTGATAAATGCCCTGAAGGCAACTCCTGCTTCAAGGTGTGTGTAGAACGTGAAGATTTACTTTTATTATTAACTGGAAAAGCAATTGTTTAAGTCAAATGTGCACTGCAATCCTCTTAAAGTTTCGCAGAGGTTGAGAAATTGTACTATACTGCTTTGAACGGATTGGAAGAGGAGAAGACAGCTGCTGCAAAGATATTATGTGGTGCATCCCTCAGTCGTGGATGGAATATTCAGGTACATTGTCCAAGCAGTGGATATGAATTGTGAATCAAACCTACGAGTTTTGGATTTCCTTGAGACCCTTTGTGTCCACATGTGGCACAAAGGTGGACTATGTCATCATTTTGTGTGTGTAATAGATGACATCTAGTCAACTTCTTTGTGTGTCATTGGTTGCAGCTAAAGATGGACTATGCTTGCAGTTTGCAAAAGCTCTTGACATAAGATGCTTCTAATGTATACCTCACAAATAGTATTacaaacttttaaaaaagtacttcacattttatcattttgtttcaaaaagtATTACGATAAAGGGTGTGCCAGTTTATCATTTTGGGAACAACTTTCCTCATactcatttaccaaaaaaaaaagtttcctcatacTCATGGCTGTAATctgtttcaagttttgaaggggattaaaataattaaaattggatatCCTTAGCTAATGCAATTGGCTTCACTTTGTCCTTCGCATGGTGTTGTTTTACATTGCGCCTTGTGAAATGGTTGAGCTGTGATGAAATCGCTTTCCTTATTGGCCTAATGGCTTGAGAAATCACAACATGCATCTTGGCTATGTTTGCAAACTTAGGATTCTAACTTGTCCATCAATCTACGACATTGCTTACTCAAAATTGGTTACTGCAGGAGTATGTGGTGCAGTTTGTCGTCAAGCTTCTTTGTCCTCCTGTACCCCCCAATTTTACTGGATCAAGGAGTCATCTGGTTGATTATATGTCCGTTCTGAGTGCAATCCTTTTTGGGGCTTCCTCTTTTGATACTGTTCATATTCTTTCTTTGCATGGTGTGGTAAGTGGAGTATATTTTGGGTATTACTCTATTACACTGCAATGTTTAGTTTTCACATGGTATGCATTTCCACGTGCTGATAGAGGGTCAGTTTGCAATATGTAGCTTTGCCATTTTCAATAGAATGTTTTGTGTCCTTTTCAAAGCACGGTGATGAGTTCCATTTATGGCAAACTAAGCTGGTGAGGTATTCAAAGGTTAATGTCACTATCaaatgatgtgacaagtttCTCTTTTGGGAGGTTAAGGTTGGCTAATTAAGCATGAACTTGAGAGTTTGAAGTCTTTAAAGTTCGCAGGATGAGGACATTTCCTTGGCATGATGGTGTCAATGAGCTGTTGGAAAAATACGGTTAATGTTGCGGAAAAGTAAACAAGGATGTGTGTATAATAATCGCATCATAAAAATAGAAGTATGGAGGAAAGGCCTTTAATGTATCAGGGCACACATGGAAACTCTGTCCTTAGTGAATAAACTTCATATTCTGTGTCGACTAAATGACGCTCCACTTTCAAGATTCAATGATCCTCCAGGGTCCCTTGTGTGCAGTAAAAGTTCAGCTGATAAAGTCAAAATACATGAACAAAGCAGTGTGTATTATGCTGGGTCATGTGTCTCTGTCTGTGCTTTGTAGTATAACAACATGCAACAACATCTAAGTGCCAGTGGAAGCCTTCCACAAGTTCTATTTAATTGTATGAAATCGAAGTTAATGTTCCTGCAGGTGCCTGAAGTTGCAGCTTCTCTAATGCCACTGTGTGAGACTTTTGGGTCACTTGTACCAGAACCGACTCACTCATCAAGAATAGGTGATGAATCCTCAATTTACATGGTCTTTTCTTCTGcgtttctctttcttcttcgcCTGTGGAAGTTCTATAGACCTCCCCTTGAGCCGTGTATTACGGGGCGAGGAGGGGCGATTGGAGGCGAGCTTCCACTTGAGTATCTTTTGTTATTGCGAAATAGCCGTACTCAATTACAGAATTCTGGTGCTCGGGATGAAATGGATAACAGTACAAACATGCATGGATCAACCTTGGATAAGTCCATATATATCGATTCTTATCCAAATTTGCGGGCTTGGTACTGTCAAAACAGGTCTTGTATAGCCTCAACGGTCTCTGGCCTCTCTAGTGGGAATCCAGTTCATCAGGTTGCTGATAAGATCTTAAACATGATTTTCTGGAGAATTACAAAAAGTGGGACCATGTCCAGTGACTCTTCCGTGCTACCGAGTAGCAGCATTGCTAGTCCCTCAGCTAGAACTGGAGAAGATGCTTACCAGAGACCTGTGCTCCCTGCATGGGAGGTATTGGAAGCCATCCCGTTTGTTCTCGAGGCAGTTTTAACAGCTTGTGCCCATGGAAGGCTTTCATCACGGGACTTGACCACAGGTTCAGTTAAAGGCTTCTTGTTAATTATAGCTTAGTCGTCTTCAATGACATCTTGTTATTTTGTATTCTATGACCTCTTGTTAATTATAGCTTAGTTGTCTTCAATGACATCTTGTTAATTTGTATTCTATGACCTCTTGTTAATTATAGCTTATTTGTCTTCCATGACTTATTTTCCTCCTATTTTTCTTGTGTCTCGGTTATATTCAATTGTATAGGGAGTATTTAAGTAGAAAGTATGTAAGAAATGTACATTTTCATCAACCAGCATGCCTCTGAAGCACCTACGAATGCCTTGCAGGGCTGAGGGACATCATTGACTTTCTGCCCGCTTCTCTTGCAGCTATAATTAGCTACTTTTCTGCAGAAATCTCTCGTGGTATATGGAAACCGGTGCCAATGAATGGAACAGACTGGCCCAGTCCTGCAGCAAACCTCGTAGCAGTTGAGACTGAAATAAAAGATATTCTTtcttctgcaggtgtcaatgCTCCTAGTTCTTTGTCTGGTAAGTTAATAGAGTTTTTGTATCTTAGGATGCTTTTCTTCTGAAGTCTTAAACTGTAGTATGATATAAACATAAACCAaatattgttcattttttttattttttatcaccCCCTTACGCCAAGTCTCTTGTTACTGCACTCATCCACTTATGTAGGTCTTCTGTCCCTTTATTTGTTCAAGTTGTTGTTGCAGAAGAATGTTAGATACAAAAATGGTAATTCTCCAAtggtccacttttttttttttttaacttgccATGTATTCAAATGCATAGTCACTTTCTCTTCGCAAATTATAAAAGAAATGTTATGGGTACTAGGATGGACTACTGATATCAAACGCAATGGTCCCCTTCTATTTTGAAGCCTTTTCTTCATggcttcatccaaccatttttctttcttggttttggtttttctttttttttttttagattcacAGTTCATTTCTTATCACGTACTCCCTCCgcctgcttttttttttgtccctctTGGGATTACGTACATTTTTTGTTCGTAGATAACTTTTAAAGTGTTTTGCACCAATCAAAAGAGCTCGCTtaaatcttttaaacgatgtAAAAAGATTCCACAAAATATGGATGAAACAATATCTTTTTTGCCCCCGGAAATGCAGGTTCTcctaagaaagagaaacaaaagcgGGCGGACGGAGTAGGTAATAATGGGCTTGCCATTCTATTAGGAGCAGTAGTTTAAGTCACCGATGACTACTATAAAACCCTTGGAAgtcctcttttattttattgattcTTTTCTAAAACTAGAAAAGATTTGTGCCACTAATATGTGTTCTCTGGTTTGAGTTCTCTACTTCAAATATTTCAATCTGGAAATACACTTTGCACTGAGACTGCTGAGGCCACTTTCTTGATGTCTTGATGTGCAGGGGTTTCTCCGGCAATGCTTCCACTGCCAATGGCAGCTCTTGTCAGTTTGACCATTACTTTTAAACTTGATAAGAGTTTAGAGTTCATCCATGCTGTTGTTGGACCTGCCTTGGAGAACTGTGCCTCGGGTTGCCCTTGGCCTAGCATGCCCATTATTAGCTCTCTTTGGGCGCAGAAGGTGCCGCGCTGGCATGACTTCATTGTTGTATCTTGTTCTCGCTCTGTTTTCAGGCAAAACCCGGAAGCTGTTGCTCAGCTTTTGAGGAGTTGCTTCACCTCGTATCTGGGATTATCCCATGTTCTGGCTTTGCCATTGGTCAGTCAAAATGGTGTGAATGGTCTCTTGGGCAGCTTTATCTCAGCTCCAGGCCTTTGCCCTCGCGTTGCCCCTGGAGTTCTTTTTCTCAGATCTTGCCGTACAATACACCATGTCCAATATCTGAATCATGTGATAGTGGAGCTTGTAGCCAATTCTTCCAGGGAATGTGGTGTCGAATGGGCAAGCACCAATTTCCCCTGCCGCCGCCGCTTGAAGTCTACAGAGACATCTTTATCTGTTGCCATTGCCAGAGCTAAGGAGGTAGCCACACTTGGTGCAAGCCTCTTATGCGTTGCAGGTGGGCTCCAGCTGGTCCAGGAATTATACCTGGAGACCATCCCAACCTGGTTCCTCTCCGCAAGAAGAAGAGGTGATCACGACGAGAAGAAACATGGTGATGTTAATGCTGTGTCCCGAATACTGGAGGGATACTCCATGGCATATCTGTTGGTTTTGTCAGGGGCTTTCATATGGGGTGTTGGTGCCGAACCACAGTCGCAGGCATTCTCCAGGAGAAGGTTGAGCGGGGTTGGAGTACACATGGATTTTGTCGTGGGAGTGTTGGAAGGGAACATATCGCTTGGCTGTGATCCTGCTACTTGGAAAGCTTATGTATCTTGTTTAGTTGGTTTGGTAGTGAGTTTTGCTCCGGCATGGATTCGGGAAGTGAGGCATGAGACGCTAAGGAAATTGGCCACTGGATTGAGAGGATGGCACGAGTGTGATCTGGCTTTATCCCTCCTTGAAAGAGGTGGGGTTGCTGCCATGGGATCAGTTGTTGAACTGGTGAATGATGTTCTGTAAATTTAGTTAGTCGAATTTGATGGCAAATGTGATGTTCAgtgctctttttctttttcgttcctTTCTCTTTTGTGTCTGATATAACTTGGCAGTAACACACGCTCCGATACCTGAACCAAGAGGCGTCAAAGAACTCTCAAAACAGAACACACAGTGACTAAAATGTGGGGGGCTTAATTTCACGATTGATGTAAAGGACACTTGTTTGACTGACGTACAGCAACTTGCATCTTGCTTTAGAGAACTTGATTTAAGTTTGTGATGGATTATTTACATGCATAGATGTGGCATCACAAATTATAAGCTCGGAGATTGAACTGCTTTGGGTGTTTGATGAGAGTCAGGGGACCAGGGAAGGGCAGCAAAAACCAGCATTCTTGAGTAGGTGTGGACACCGAAATGCAGGTAGGTGAACACTGAGTACACACGagaatgcatgcaatctattttCACTTTGATTGCAGCTTGATCTGTGTTATTGTTTGCTCCATAAATTGAATCCCTGGCAAAAGTTAGGACAAGTGTTATAGTTGAATGCAAATTTAGTTCCCTTAGTTTTGTTGTGAAGTTATTATGAAGTTTGTGTCTTCTGCAGCAGCAATTTGGTTGATCTACACTGTCGGCAAAGAAATGCTAAAGTCCAATTGGAATTCTACAAGAAACATAAAGAAGAAAGTAATTCTAGGGGAGTGTTAATTGTAGTGCACCAGTGCTACTAAGCAGGGAGTACTTGTACAAATCAACTGTACTGGGGAGTGTAAGATATGAGCACAAACATAACGGAATTAATTGGTTCCGTGTAGTTCAGTAGACAAATTCTTAAAATTGAAATCAAACAGAGAATAACTTTTGAAAAGTGAGCCAATCCGAGATAATCGAAAATTTGAACATTCTAAAAACCGgcaatcaaaaaaatttgaagaactTTATAGCTCCACAATCGCAATTGATTGGTTCAGCCTGAATTGGATGTTGGAAGGTGCTAGTGCGTGGATGGGCCTCACATGTATATGAGGGGTTGTGGATGAAATATGGTTATGATTGTTGTATATGTAGTAGTATTGCATTCGGTTGGAACCttggagcatttttttttttgaaaacattcaaTTCATTTAACAATGCCCAAAGGCAAAGATTACATCACAATATAAATGAATGCACCAAACTACCTGTACCCGAGACACAAGTTACTGCATAAAGCACACAGGCTACAAACTCAAGGACACCCTGCAAAAGTAGCCGACACAAGTGTTGACATGAGAATCCCATCTGGGGCAAGGCAGAGGGATACCAAACGAAATCCCAGCACAAACCATTAAACACTAAGCACGGATGTAATCACACAACAACAGAATACAAGCGAAAACAAATATCTGCTCCCAAGGACATGCCTCAAGGGCCGCTGGCCGGAACTGGACCGGGAAACCCAATCTAGAGCTGTGGAGTCCTCCAGGGGCTCCGAGGCAAACCTCCGCTGCCACGCGAGGCTCCGGGCGCGAGGGCCGAGACAACGCCAAGAACGAACTCCGGCAGGCCCAACGAGCCCACGGCGGCCGAAGAACAAACATTTCCTCCTGCTGGATCTGATGTTGACCACCAACCAAAACAGAGAGGAGCAGCCAACAACAGAACCGGAACAGATCTCGGAAAACCCCAACACAGCCACCACCAACCACTGCTGCCAGGATAAACCCCAGAACTTTCCCACGACAGCTGCCGAACCATCGAAACCCTCTACTCCGGCCAGACCACCGaaaccctaactaaaattaTTCACCCAACACCCAACACCCACCGGATCTAGAGCACTAGACCGGTACAGACCGGACTGGGGAGACCAGCCGGTAGAGCCCGAGCCAAACGaccggaaaaaagaaaaagaaaggaaacccTCACCCAAAACAACTGCACACCTTATTCCACGACGTCGGCCCCGAGCACCACAAATCTGGAATTACCGTGCGGGCCTACGGACTGTGGGACACCACCGATCGCCGGACGGAGCCGTCGCAAGGGGGCCACGCCGGACCAACGACAATGGACGCCCAGACTGAGAGGACAGGATGTCAAACGCCGAATGAGAGCGAGGCAAGGAGGGGAGAgggaacaacaaaaaaagggggaggggggaggaCGGAGAGTGAGGCGGAGGCCTCCTCCCTGTGGTGGCGATGATGAGTTTTTTTAGCTTTCAGAGAGTGAGggatttttagagagagagaggcggtcCTTTTGCTGATAATCTTGGAGCATTTTAAacattcacaatccacacatcACAATGACAGATCAGTCAAAAAGGCTGCaagatgataggacccaaaaagtggctgCACGTGAGGTGGAATGTTACCGAAATAGAGTCCCATATTGTTTGGAAGTGAAATGAGTGACATTTagaacctctccactcattaatTGATTTGAGACAGATATAAAATTTCTAGAGTGAAAAAGTTAATTACTGTTTGTCACatgccaaacatttcaaattttaaaatcattggGTGTTTGCTTGATTGTTAATGTGAGAGTCTCGAAATTAATCCACGTGGGCGCAAGTTGTACAAGAAACTCTACCGttaaaagaggggaaaaaaacaagtaCGGATGGATCGGCAACGTAAAACCCCATCTCTCTTTTATCGTGCGGCGTGCGCGGACGACATCTCCtaattcatttctttttcctctacctctcctcctgctcctccttcTAGCATTGATTTTTTTCCTCCCGTATTGCTGTGATTCCATTACAGGGGTGATCTCGTGTTTATTTTATTCATATACTCCGTACTTAACTTGCTTATGTTCGATACAAACGAGTTAAAAGATTCTCCTAATAATTTCCTTTTTATTAGGTTTCGGTAAATTCCGCAGAAACTGGGGTTGAGCTGCTTGTGTCGACTAGAGCTGCTATTGCTACTGTTTTACtactactgctgctgctgctgctactgcTCTTCAGTAGAGTTTTACTAGGATGATCCCTTGATTATCTGTGTAATCTGGCTTCAATTTCTGTCGTTAACGTTTTCAATAGCGtcatttttagtactttttcaTTTGGGACACTTAACGAAGCTCGAGATCGTGGTATCTGGAGATGCTGATATGTTTCTGAATGCAAATTTTGTCAGAGTGTTTAATCTAGATATGTGGCTGGGgttgttttagagagagagagagagagagagagagagagagagagagagagagatggaagggGGAAGGAAGGTATCGGCAAGCCCACGGGGACCATGGAGTGgggtgaggaggaggagggtgtTGGCGAATAAAAGGCCCCGAACAGACGGATTTGTCAACAGTGTGAAGAAGCTGCAGAGGAGAGAGATCTCTTCAAAGAGGGACCGCTCCTTTTCAATGACCAATGCCCAGGAAAGGTTCCGCAACATGCGCTTGACGGTTTGTTTATTTCTCCATCTCTTATGTTTTCCACCTGAAAAACCCTCTTGTAGAAGGTGTGCAATTCTGGAGCGGCAATTAGGTCAACATATCATCAAAGTAAACTACTAGGAATTTACTAAATGAATGGTCGTAGAGCTTGGTTCATCATTCGACTAAAATTATGGAAAGACCCGACTTTCACTATATGCTGTTGAGCATTGTGAACTTCTCATGAGAGTGCTCGAGACTTTGGACAAACTGAAGGGCAGGACCATCCGCTCAAAGAGACCTTCAAAGTTTGGAAGGCCATTTTTCACTCATCATCCGGTCTAAATCTGAATCTGCTGGTGACCACTTTTTAGATCCAACTTTGTAATTACCTTGGCCCAATGTCAGTTGATCTAGCAAGTCATCTAATCTTAGAAAGGGTATTATACTATTATCTTGTCGATGGCTCTGCTAGCAATGCACATCCTCCAAGTTCTATATGTTTTGCGaacaagcaatgttggccctaCACAAGGGCTAATGCTCTTGTGGATAAACCTTTGGACGGTATCACCTCAACCTGCTGCATCAATTCATCgtgctgtagacaccccaatctgggcttccagattagtttacttacggtttttgattccccgatgatgaaatggatcaagaacaccctgggaatgatagcgtgtttgagctttgagtgtttgcaaaacccttgaacctaacctagcccaagccacttcaaaaaaaccaaaaaccctactgatgcgcgccagggcgcaaccatcccgcgccagggcgcaccatcgcgcgacacactcactccatcgcgcgacagtgcgccagggcgcaccatcgcgcgcctgactcactccatcgcgcgacaatgcgccagggcgcaccatcgcgcgacagactcaaaccatcgcgcgatggtcaaagctgtccccatcacctttatcagctgggttgcttagccaccaagcaaacctcagcaggcctcgtggactg
It encodes:
- the LOC131326204 gene encoding mediator of RNA polymerase II transcription subunit 33A-like; protein product: MGSKCNGEDGGEWEDTTAAANSSSNKEEFEKRVLETVKVCEQRKEPPAVWAMEVAKCVGSSGLGFPCPELAHLLVSQLSLSNNNNNYQPSLWKFLDQALSSALLSPLHVLALLTSRVIPRRWSQPEAYRLYLELLSRYAFSFDGLGTDGCGKKITKFVDAALQLSQTYGIQVVEVGHAVVLCFFSIVVGLIDSTLRDWGLHMTSVDKETGVVSSEDGKDMDVDSQESQIFRRNEHRERMKKSNSFMAFEVLGKLTENRKATVLLRLVYLNMPEKFDGLLQRMQFLEAHKQASPNLKSAYQLLVKLSANIQRAMGFQYQLHKHQLIGKLIDVRSCKPVPFCNSVSGWLACWVPFDIYMENAMDGKQFPVTSAIDILTETVKTLKVFNRASWQETFLALWLSGLRLVQRERDPLEGPVPHLESRLCALLSITPLAIARVLEDEPSCSSLPGCKASRYMKCGYGHGMDGDRASRKQGLISSLQVLGLCTILLCPPNSVVNAANDAAAKAASFISNSQNVKDRLSGDGCCDTSLKAGGDMRHLIVEACIARKLIDTSAYFWPGYVPTSATLVPNPSPLQKSPWSMFMEGARLTNPLINALKATPASSFAEVEKLYYTALNGLEEEKTAAAKILCGASLSRGWNIQEYVVQFVVKLLCPPVPPNFTGSRSHLVDYMSVLSAILFGASSFDTVHILSLHGVVPEVAASLMPLCETFGSLVPEPTHSSRIGDESSIYMVFSSAFLFLLRLWKFYRPPLEPCITGRGGAIGGELPLEYLLLLRNSRTQLQNSGARDEMDNSTNMHGSTLDKSIYIDSYPNLRAWYCQNRSCIASTVSGLSSGNPVHQVADKILNMIFWRITKSGTMSSDSSVLPSSSIASPSARTGEDAYQRPVLPAWEVLEAIPFVLEAVLTACAHGRLSSRDLTTGLRDIIDFLPASLAAIISYFSAEISRGIWKPVPMNGTDWPSPAANLVAVETEIKDILSSAGVNAPSSLSGVSPAMLPLPMAALVSLTITFKLDKSLEFIHAVVGPALENCASGCPWPSMPIISSLWAQKVPRWHDFIVVSCSRSVFRQNPEAVAQLLRSCFTSYLGLSHVLALPLVSQNGVNGLLGSFISAPGLCPRVAPGVLFLRSCRTIHHVQYLNHVIVELVANSSRECGVEWASTNFPCRRRLKSTETSLSVAIARAKEVATLGASLLCVAGGLQLVQELYLETIPTWFLSARRRGDHDEKKHGDVNAVSRILEGYSMAYLLVLSGAFIWGVGAEPQSQAFSRRRLSGVGVHMDFVVGVLEGNISLGCDPATWKAYVSCLVGLVVSFAPAWIREVRHETLRKLATGLRGWHECDLALSLLERGGVAAMGSVVELVNDVL